In Treponema rectale, a single genomic region encodes these proteins:
- a CDS encoding DUF5348 domain-containing protein: MADKIEGFLTFDINSGSFWITKEGAPLTQINFGDTFEVKVDDKWIETGIEITSDDEGALLFKLKNTAFSGILDDLEVRI; this comes from the coding sequence ATGGCAGACAAAATTGAAGGTTTCCTTACATTTGACATAAATTCAGGAAGCTTCTGGATTACAAAAGAAGGAGCACCGCTTACACAGATTAACTTTGGAGATACTTTTGAAGTAAAAGTTGATGACAAGTGGATTGAAACCGGTATTGAAATAACTTCAGATGATGAAGGAGCGCTTCTGTTTAAGCTTAAGAACACGGCATTTTCAGGAATTCTGGACGATCTGGAAGTAAGGATTTAA
- the fabG gene encoding 3-oxoacyl-ACP reductase FabG: protein MLLENKKALVTGSSRGIGRGIVEKFLSEGAEVWGLCSKPSAAKEELEKFAAEHNTAFHEICADVGNEEQLSEVVKAALAEAGGFDVLVNNAGITRDGLSFRMKKADWDDVLRINLTSAFIVCQIISNDMIRKRTGSIINMASIVGIHGNGGQVNYSASKGGLIAYSKSLAAEVGSRGVRVNAIAPGFIATDMTGALKEDLQKIMIDRTLLKRAGTPEDIANTALYLASDLSSYVTAQVIGVDGGMGA, encoded by the coding sequence ATGTTGCTTGAAAATAAAAAAGCCCTTGTAACAGGTTCCAGCCGTGGAATCGGACGAGGAATCGTAGAAAAGTTTCTCAGTGAAGGAGCAGAAGTCTGGGGTCTCTGTTCTAAACCAAGTGCTGCAAAAGAAGAACTTGAAAAGTTTGCAGCAGAACACAATACAGCATTCCATGAAATCTGTGCAGATGTCGGAAACGAAGAACAGCTTTCAGAAGTTGTAAAGGCAGCTCTTGCAGAAGCCGGCGGTTTTGATGTTCTTGTAAACAATGCCGGAATTACTCGTGACGGTCTTTCATTCCGCATGAAGAAAGCAGACTGGGATGATGTACTTCGTATTAACCTTACAAGTGCATTTATTGTATGTCAGATTATTTCCAATGACATGATCCGTAAGAGAACAGGTTCAATTATCAACATGGCTTCCATCGTCGGAATTCACGGAAACGGCGGTCAGGTAAACTATTCAGCTTCTAAAGGCGGACTTATTGCATATTCAAAGTCTCTTGCTGCTGAAGTAGGAAGCAGGGGCGTTCGCGTTAATGCTATAGCTCCTGGATTCATTGCCACGGATATGACAGGTGCACTTAAGGAAGACCTTCAGAAAATCATGATTGACAGGACACTCCTTAAGCGTGCAGGAACTCCTGAAGACATCGCAAATACAGCACTTTATCTTGCCAGTGACCTCAGTTCTTACGTAACTGCCCAGGTTATCGGCGTAGACGGCGGTATGGGTGCCTGA
- a CDS encoding ACP S-malonyltransferase, whose amino-acid sequence MAKKYAFLFPGQGAQAPGMVKDVAESSASAKKIIDDVSAIVGLDVAKLMWESDAETLSRSDNSQLAITTASIVIMAALKDKGIEPSAAMGFSLGEFPALYAAGVLSFENVIKVVRQRGLIMQKVCEEIAAANEGHAPGMTAVLGLAPEKVVEIASSIKDAYAANMNSVKQTVVSGTFDSLAAVEKAATEAGARRVVRLKVAGPFHSPLMQKAADEFGKVLENVQFDEPKIPLFSNVTGKQAANAEEVKKSAVLHLTHSVLWTDEEAVLASMIKADSGNEWSVLEPGPGKVLSGLWGQTEFGAGLAAVPVNTADGIAAL is encoded by the coding sequence ATGGCAAAGAAGTATGCTTTTTTATTTCCTGGACAGGGTGCACAGGCTCCTGGAATGGTAAAAGATGTTGCTGAATCTTCAGCATCTGCAAAAAAAATTATTGATGATGTATCTGCAATTGTAGGTCTTGATGTTGCAAAACTTATGTGGGAATCAGATGCAGAAACTTTGAGCCGTTCAGATAACAGCCAGCTTGCAATTACTACAGCTTCAATTGTAATTATGGCAGCTCTTAAAGATAAGGGAATTGAACCTTCAGCAGCAATGGGATTTTCTCTCGGAGAATTTCCGGCACTTTATGCAGCAGGAGTTCTTTCTTTTGAAAATGTAATAAAAGTTGTACGCCAGCGCGGTCTTATCATGCAGAAAGTATGTGAGGAAATTGCAGCAGCTAATGAAGGCCATGCACCTGGAATGACTGCAGTTCTTGGACTTGCTCCTGAAAAAGTCGTAGAAATTGCTTCTTCCATTAAAGATGCTTATGCAGCAAACATGAACAGCGTAAAGCAGACTGTTGTTTCAGGAACTTTTGATTCTCTTGCTGCTGTAGAAAAAGCTGCAACAGAAGCCGGAGCACGCAGGGTAGTACGCCTTAAGGTTGCAGGACCTTTCCATTCACCGCTCATGCAGAAAGCTGCTGATGAATTCGGTAAGGTTCTTGAAAACGTACAGTTTGACGAACCTAAGATTCCTCTTTTCAGCAATGTAACCGGTAAGCAGGCTGCAAATGCTGAGGAAGTAAAGAAGTCTGCAGTTCTCCATCTTACACATTCCGTTCTCTGGACTGATGAAGAAGCTGTTCTTGCTTCAATGATTAAAGCTGATTCTGGAAATGAATGGTCAGTTCTTGAACCTGGACCGGGAAAAGTTCTCTCAGGACTCTGGGGTCAGACAGAATTCGGTGCAGGCCTTGCAGCTGTTCCTGTAAATACAGCAGACGGAATTGCAGCCCTGTAA
- a CDS encoding response regulator transcription factor, protein MITIVVADDEKLIRAGIKKILMDNVSADLNVIEAKNGKEALDYIKENSTDVLITDIKMPVMDGVELMQNVRELPRKPAMIVLSGFDDFNYAKVAISSGVLAYILKPVDSKELCTAVNSALNSVKKIEKSQTELKLKSLIIEGGSRGIDDLKDINMFHGFCCVTVKIPSGMNDENFYSVLDPNLCYVLEKKKHLAGLVIQKDYLEEIISLVKKNGCTAGISTCSDNVVDLRKLYHQSCSSVLRFFFEDEQFGSVFTYDAESSVSDFSEIDLRYEKFIAALDLLSENEIKKAMSNLLEFDYADSGKKAESVLYVHDKLVSNLFKRYPKFHDNDTYLYLKSLMIENIVQVDSYDEWKHYIGDYVIYLTQLLIKQQGKYPYITKAISYVNRHYSENITMATVANYVSMNYTWFSEKFKEQVGTNFNDYLKKFRMEQAKRLLEMGTYKVYEVANKSGFRDVKHFMKTFRELNGMSAGEWAKIHSRYSED, encoded by the coding sequence ATGATAACAATTGTTGTTGCAGATGATGAAAAACTTATTCGAGCGGGAATAAAAAAGATTCTCATGGATAATGTCAGTGCTGATTTAAATGTTATTGAAGCAAAAAACGGAAAGGAAGCTCTGGATTATATAAAAGAAAATTCAACGGATGTTCTCATTACTGATATAAAAATGCCGGTAATGGACGGAGTTGAACTCATGCAGAATGTCCGTGAACTTCCGAGAAAGCCTGCAATGATTGTACTTTCAGGTTTCGATGATTTTAATTACGCAAAGGTTGCCATATCTTCCGGAGTTCTTGCCTACATTCTTAAACCTGTAGATTCAAAAGAACTTTGTACTGCCGTAAACTCTGCCTTGAATTCTGTAAAGAAAATAGAAAAGTCTCAGACTGAACTTAAATTAAAGTCCCTCATTATCGAAGGCGGTTCAAGAGGAATTGATGATTTAAAAGACATAAACATGTTTCACGGATTCTGCTGCGTAACGGTAAAAATTCCTTCCGGAATGAATGATGAAAATTTCTATTCCGTTCTTGATCCTAATCTGTGCTATGTTCTTGAAAAGAAAAAACATCTTGCAGGACTTGTAATTCAGAAAGATTATCTTGAGGAAATAATTTCTCTCGTAAAAAAGAACGGCTGTACTGCCGGTATAAGTACCTGCTCTGATAATGTTGTGGACCTGCGCAAACTTTATCATCAGTCCTGTTCAAGTGTTCTCCGCTTTTTCTTTGAAGATGAACAGTTCGGTTCCGTGTTTACTTATGATGCAGAAAGTTCTGTTTCTGATTTTTCAGAAATCGACCTTCGTTATGAAAAGTTCATTGCTGCACTGGATCTTCTTTCTGAAAACGAAATAAAAAAAGCCATGTCAAATCTTCTGGAATTTGATTACGCTGATTCAGGTAAAAAAGCAGAATCAGTTCTGTATGTTCATGATAAACTGGTAAGTAATTTGTTTAAGCGCTATCCTAAATTTCATGACAATGATACCTATCTGTATCTTAAAAGCCTGATGATCGAAAATATTGTTCAGGTAGATTCTTATGATGAGTGGAAGCACTATATCGGTGATTACGTTATTTATCTTACACAGCTTCTTATAAAGCAGCAGGGAAAATATCCTTACATAACAAAGGCAATTTCTTACGTTAACAGGCATTATTCAGAAAACATAACCATGGCTACCGTAGCAAACTATGTAAGCATGAATTACACCTGGTTCAGCGAGAAGTTTAAGGAACAGGTAGGAACTAACTTTAATGATTACCTTAAAAAATTCCGCATGGAGCAGGCAAAGCGGCTTTTAGAAATGGGAACCTATAAGGTGTATGAAGTTGCAAATAAATCCGGTTTCAGGGACGTAAAGCATTTTATGAAAACTTTCCGCGAGTTGAACGGAATGTCAGCCGGTGAATGGGCAAAGATTCACAGCCGTTACAGTGAAGATTAA